The Setaria italica strain Yugu1 chromosome IX, Setaria_italica_v2.0, whole genome shotgun sequence genome has a window encoding:
- the LOC101772405 gene encoding 26S proteasome non-ATPase regulatory subunit 10, with protein MAAEMDVDAAGGGERRPSEKELFGAAESGDASAFASLSPADLSLRNEDGRSLVHVAAAAGHPQVVLALLEAGGEAAASVLNAKDEEGWAPIHSVASAGNAQIMDILLERGADVDLTTDGGRTALHYAASKGRLNIAEKLIAHRANVNKKDKFGCTPLHRAASTGNAELCEFLIEEGAEVDAVDRTGQTPLMHAVICDNQGVALLLIRHGADVDVEDKEGYTVLGRASNSLRPALIDAAKAMLEG; from the exons ATGGCTGCGGAGATGgacgtcgacgccgccggcggcggggagaggcGGCCGTCGGAGAAGGAGCTCTTCGGCGCTGCGGAGTCCGGCGACGCCTCCGCGttcgcctccctctcccccgccgaCCTCTCCCTCCGCAACGAGGACGGCCGCTCCCTCgtccacgtcgccgccgccgccgggcatcCCCAG GTAGTGCTCGCGCTCCTGGAAGCAGGTGGTGAGGCTGCGGCGAGCGTCCTGAACGCGAAGGACGAGGAAGGGTGGGCGCCGATCCACTCCGTGGCGAGCGCCGGAAACGCACAGATCATGGATATCCTTCTTGAGCGAG GTGCTGATGTTGACCTGACTACTGATGGTGGTCGAACTGCTCTTCATTATGCTGCAAGTAAAGGGAGGCTTAACATAGCTGAAAAACTAATAGCACATCGTGCAAATGTCAACAAGAAAGACAAG TTTGGCTGCACGCCCTTGCATAGAGCTGCAAGCACTGGAAATGCTGAGCTGTGCGAATTCCTCATTGAGGAAGGTGCCGAAGTTGATGCTGTTGACAGGACTGGACAAACACCTCTGATGCATGCAGTTATATGCGACAATCAAGGG GTTGCTCTTCTGCTAATTAGGCATGGTGCTGATGTTGATGTTGAGGACAAGGAAGGATACACTGTCCTGGGTCGAGCATCTAACAGCTTGAGACCTGCACTCATTGATGCAGCCAAGGCAATGCTCGAAGGTTGA